A window from Variovorax sp. PBL-E5 encodes these proteins:
- a CDS encoding FAD binding domain-containing protein produces MSSLRGLYRPKTVEEAAALLAQDDEARLLAGGATLVAMLNARVIEPAALISLADIDEIKGISLLDDGRVRIGAFTRHRDTAGCALALGNAAVVRHAASQIANATVRNMGTIGGSISFADPGLDYPPALVAAGAQIEIASTAGRRTLPACEFFVDWYLTALEPGELVTAVLLPRPDRGTGVYIKHARVAGDYATASVAACLLEDGRMRVAVGACGPTPLAGADADEILSADRGDAAIARAGELLVARADPLDDVRGSADYRRRLIPRLLLRAVRSVEALSRSAA; encoded by the coding sequence ATGAGCAGCCTGCGGGGCCTGTACCGCCCGAAGACCGTCGAGGAAGCTGCGGCCCTGCTGGCGCAGGACGACGAGGCCAGGCTGCTGGCCGGCGGCGCGACGCTGGTCGCCATGCTCAATGCGCGCGTGATCGAGCCCGCTGCGTTGATCAGCCTGGCCGACATCGACGAGATCAAGGGCATCTCGCTGCTGGACGACGGCCGCGTGCGCATCGGCGCCTTCACGCGCCATCGCGACACGGCCGGCTGCGCGCTGGCGCTCGGCAACGCCGCGGTGGTGCGCCATGCGGCCTCGCAGATCGCCAATGCGACGGTGCGCAACATGGGCACCATCGGCGGCTCGATCTCGTTCGCCGATCCGGGCCTGGACTATCCGCCGGCGCTGGTGGCTGCGGGTGCGCAGATCGAGATCGCGTCCACCGCCGGCCGCCGCACGCTGCCGGCTTGCGAGTTCTTCGTCGACTGGTACCTGACGGCGCTGGAGCCCGGCGAACTGGTCACGGCCGTGCTGTTGCCGCGGCCCGACCGTGGCACCGGCGTCTACATCAAGCATGCGCGCGTCGCGGGCGACTACGCGACCGCGTCGGTGGCGGCCTGTCTGCTGGAAGACGGGCGCATGCGCGTCGCCGTCGGCGCCTGTGGCCCGACGCCGCTGGCCGGCGCGGACGCCGACGAGATCCTGTCCGCCGATCGCGGCGACGCCGCCATCGCGCGCGCCGGCGAGCTGCTGGTCGCACGGGCCGACCCGCTCGACGATGTGCGCGGCAGCGCCGACTACCGGCGCCGCTTGATTCCCCGCCTGCTGCTGCGCGCGGTGCGCAGCGTCGAAGCCCTTTCCCGGAGTGCCGCATGA
- a CDS encoding (2Fe-2S)-binding protein — MNPDAIAPSQAMVSLNVNGERVQVGAALHDTLLTVLRDRLQLTAAKRGCNQGVCGACTIRVDGVPMRGCLSLAHNCESAEIATLEGLQDSPRMRALQTAFAECGAFQCGFCTPGMLVSAQALLERNAQPDEQAVRSALSGNLCRCTGYVKIVQAVQGAARALAHEGAAQ, encoded by the coding sequence ATGAACCCCGATGCCATCGCGCCCTCGCAGGCCATGGTCAGCCTGAACGTCAACGGCGAGCGCGTGCAGGTCGGTGCCGCCCTGCACGACACGCTGCTCACCGTACTGCGAGACCGCTTGCAACTCACTGCCGCCAAGCGCGGCTGCAACCAGGGCGTCTGCGGTGCCTGCACCATCCGCGTCGACGGCGTGCCGATGCGCGGCTGCCTGAGCCTGGCGCACAACTGCGAGAGCGCCGAGATCGCGACGCTCGAAGGCCTGCAGGACAGCCCGCGCATGCGCGCGTTGCAGACGGCCTTCGCCGAATGCGGCGCTTTCCAGTGCGGCTTCTGCACGCCCGGCATGCTGGTCAGTGCGCAGGCGCTGCTGGAGCGCAATGCGCAGCCCGACGAACAGGCCGTGCGTTCAGCGCTGTCGGGCAACCTGTGCCGCTGTACCGGCTACGTCAAGATCGTCCAGGCGGTGCAGGGCGCGGCCCGCGCGCTGGCGCATGAAGGAGCCGCGCAATGA